The Gammaproteobacteria bacterium genome window below encodes:
- a CDS encoding PQQ-binding-like beta-propeller repeat protein — MIDAKKSLLSLAGATLFVFAGTVFAGEEVEDGATLYGDMQVVTQDMLDHAYGDANNFLHTNGNYDQTRYHPSAQINLETVGKLKLAWTFKTKVKESMEVSPIVVNGIMYVTTSFNHVYALNAKTGKKIWHFEHEMGPITTYCCGPNNRGVAAYGDKVYMGTLDAKLVALDAKTGKLVWETQIADPELGYSETMAPTAVDGKILIGTNGGEYGIRGFVKAYDSETGKLLWTFHTIPENSVGVWATHDATGRDMLRDIEAEKAALKRLGDPYKTLGGGVWQNMAIDRETNTVYFVVGNPSPDLYGAIRPGDNLYTDSLVAVDLESGQYKCHFQYIAHDVWDLDAVSPPILTPVKDENGNTVKGVLHGGKTGYVYVHRARDCSLIRHSAPMVSQESRWVLPTKQGARMLPGANGGVEWSPMALDPHLQLTYAINLHQPMTYHVEETPYPGGKLWLGGAFKVIPTEEQWGNVTAVDYNTGKIAWKVKTQQPMIGGILATGGGLVFTGEGNGMFRAYNSKNGELMWQHKAKAGVNAPPSSYNVNGRQYIVVAAGGNVQLDFPRGNEILAFTLAN; from the coding sequence ATGATTGATGCAAAGAAATCCCTGCTGTCGCTTGCAGGTGCGACGTTGTTCGTTTTCGCCGGCACGGTTTTCGCCGGCGAGGAAGTTGAAGACGGCGCTACCTTGTATGGCGACATGCAGGTCGTGACGCAGGATATGCTGGATCATGCCTACGGTGACGCCAACAATTTCCTGCATACCAACGGCAACTACGACCAGACCCGCTACCATCCGTCTGCCCAGATCAATCTGGAGACCGTGGGGAAGCTGAAGCTGGCCTGGACCTTCAAGACCAAGGTCAAGGAGTCCATGGAGGTGTCGCCGATCGTTGTCAACGGCATCATGTACGTCACTACGTCGTTCAACCATGTCTATGCGCTGAATGCCAAAACCGGCAAGAAGATATGGCACTTTGAGCACGAGATGGGGCCGATTACCACCTACTGCTGCGGCCCCAATAACCGCGGCGTGGCGGCTTACGGCGACAAGGTGTACATGGGGACGCTGGACGCCAAATTGGTGGCGCTGGACGCCAAGACCGGCAAGTTGGTCTGGGAGACGCAGATCGCCGACCCGGAGCTGGGGTACAGCGAGACGATGGCCCCTACCGCCGTGGACGGCAAGATCCTGATCGGCACCAACGGCGGCGAGTACGGCATCCGCGGTTTTGTCAAGGCCTACGACTCGGAGACCGGCAAGTTGCTGTGGACCTTCCACACGATTCCGGAGAACTCCGTCGGCGTCTGGGCGACCCACGACGCCACGGGCCGGGATATGCTGCGCGACATCGAGGCGGAAAAAGCGGCCCTGAAGAGGCTGGGCGATCCGTACAAGACGCTGGGCGGCGGCGTCTGGCAGAACATGGCGATTGACCGCGAAACCAATACGGTCTATTTCGTTGTGGGCAACCCGTCCCCCGATCTGTACGGCGCGATCCGCCCTGGAGACAACCTCTACACCGATTCCCTGGTGGCAGTGGATCTGGAAAGCGGCCAGTACAAATGCCACTTCCAGTACATCGCGCATGATGTCTGGGACCTGGACGCCGTGAGTCCCCCGATCCTGACGCCGGTAAAGGACGAGAACGGCAATACGGTCAAGGGTGTGCTGCACGGCGGCAAGACCGGCTACGTGTATGTGCACCGCGCCAGGGATTGCAGCCTGATTCGGCATTCGGCGCCGATGGTTTCGCAGGAGAGCCGCTGGGTGTTGCCGACCAAGCAGGGCGCGCGCATGCTGCCGGGCGCCAACGGCGGCGTGGAGTGGTCGCCGATGGCGCTGGACCCCCATCTGCAGCTGACTTACGCCATCAATCTGCACCAGCCCATGACCTACCACGTGGAAGAGACCCCGTACCCGGGCGGCAAGCTGTGGCTGGGCGGCGCCTTCAAGGTCATCCCCACGGAAGAGCAGTGGGGTAATGTGACCGCGGTGGACTACAACACCGGCAAAATCGCCTGGAAGGTCAAGACCCAGCAGCCGATGATCGGCGGCATTCTGGCGACCGGCGGCGGTCTGGTGTTCACCGGCGAGGGCAACGGCATGTTCCGGGCGTACAACTCGAAGAACGGGGAGTTGATGTGGCAGCACAAGGCAAAGGCTGGAGTCAACGCCCCGCCTTCTTCGTACAACGTCAATGGCAGGCAGTACATCGTAGTGGCGGCGGGCGGCAATGTGCAGCTTGATTTCCCCCGCGGCAACGAGATCCTCGCGTTTACCCTCGCCAACTGA
- a CDS encoding c-type cytochrome, producing the protein MSGDCLRRLARLAGALCLSVAVTGASRAEEEDKYAPIRAQLQVCETCHGPQGQSEQAQYPILAGQHFYYLYVQLKDYKSGLRENPIMQPIVTPLEKKQMQLLAQYFSEQEWPDVDTKTSEQDQQTGRRVIGSGQCVACHLGGFEGNSRVPRLSGQHTEYLAQTMKDFKHRLRRNSPAKGALFQTYSVEEIEATAKYLRGYAE; encoded by the coding sequence ATGAGCGGCGACTGTCTTCGACGCCTCGCGCGGCTCGCCGGCGCCTTATGCCTGTCGGTTGCCGTGACAGGGGCTTCCCGAGCCGAGGAGGAGGACAAGTACGCCCCGATTCGCGCTCAGTTGCAGGTTTGTGAGACCTGTCACGGGCCGCAGGGACAGTCGGAACAGGCGCAGTACCCGATCCTGGCCGGGCAGCACTTCTATTATTTGTACGTGCAGCTCAAGGATTACAAGTCAGGGTTGCGCGAGAATCCCATTATGCAACCTATTGTGACTCCCCTGGAGAAGAAACAGATGCAATTGCTGGCCCAGTACTTTTCCGAGCAGGAATGGCCCGACGTGGATACGAAGACGTCTGAGCAAGACCAACAGACGGGCCGGAGGGTCATCGGTTCCGGCCAATGCGTCGCATGTCATCTGGGCGGCTTCGAGGGCAACAGCCGGGTGCCCCGCCTGAGCGGGCAGCACACAGAGTACCTGGCACAGACCATGAAAGACTTCAAGCACCGGTTGCGCCGGAATTCTCCTGCCAAGGGCGCCCTGTTTCAGACTTACAGCGTGGAGGAGATCGAAGCGACCGCCAAGTATCTGCGCGGCTACGCGGAATGA